GCGCGCCTTCCTCGCCGCCGCCGAGGCCCGCACGGTCGGCGCACAGGACATCGCCACCCTGCTCGACACGGTCTGCGGCCAGGACACCTGGTACGAGGTCCGGCCGGACGCCGCCCTGGCCTTCGCCACCGAGCTGGGGCTGACGGCCGGGGACCGGGGCGGGATGGCGGTCGCCTCCTGGTGACGGTGGCTTCCTGGTGACGGTGGCTTCCCGGCGGCGCCGGGGTGGCGGCGGCGGGTCTGGCGCTCCACCTGGCGGTGGACCGAGGCTCCCGGGTTGCGGCGCGCGTGAGTACCCTTGGCTGTTATGAGCACTCTTGAGCCCGAGCGCGGGGCAGGTACGGGGACCCTCGTAGAGCCGACACCACAGGTGTCGCACGGCGACGGCGACCACGAGCGCTTCGCCCACTATGTCCAGAAAGACAAGATCATGGCGAGCGCGCTCGACGGCACCCCCGTCGTGGCGCTGTGCGGCAAGGTCTGGGTCCCGGGTCGTGACCCGAAGAAGTACCCGGTCTGCCCCATGTGCAAGGAGATCTTCGAGTCCATGGGCGCCGGTGGCGACAAGGACAAGGGCGGCAAGGACGGCGGCAAGAAGTAACCGCCGGCAGGACCGTCCCGCCCGGCCGGTCCTGCCCGTCCGTCAGCGCACGGCCGCACGCGCTCTGTCGCACGGGCGCAGCCGCACAAGTACAGCCGCACCGGCACAGCCGTATGAGCCCAGCGCAGCCGCATGAGCTCAGCAGAGCCGAAGAGCCGCAGGACGCAGCCGTCGTCCTGCGGTGACGGCACCCCGCCTCGGGTACGGGCCCGGATCCTTCGTGGACCGGGCCCGTCTCCGTGCCTGCCTGCGTTCCCGTCCGGGGCGCTCCGCCTCCCGCACCGGCGCCCCCGCGCACTCCACCCGGCAACGGCGCGGGCGGTCTTCCGCACGCCGGACGGGACGAACGGCGCGGGAACGTGGCAGCATCGCCGTGACGACCACCCCCGTGCCGGTCGTCGCTTCCGCGCACCCGCATCCGTATCTGCGCGCTCGTAACTGCGTAGGCGTATCTGCGTACTCGTACAGGCCGGACGGTCCTGGGGCCGTCCGCCGCGGTGAAGGACGGACGGCATGCCCGAGACGGACCCCACCCCCACGGCACCGGGCGGCGGCCTGGTCCCGGCGCCGCTGAGCATCGACGGGCCCTACCGCAGCGCCGTCCGCCTGGGCGAGGACACCGTGTTGGCGGCCGAACCCGGCACCGAGGACACCGCGCGCTGGCTGCGCGCCACCCTGGGCGCGGCCTTCGGCCTGCCGCTGCCGCCCGGCTCCGGCAAGGCGACGGACGCCCTCGCCCTGGCCCTCGACCCTTCCCTGCCCCCGGAGGGCTACCGGCTGGCGGCCGACGCCCGTTGGGGCGTACGGATCACCGGCGGCGGCCCGGCCGGAGTCTTCTGGGGAGCGCAGACGCTGCGGCAGCTGCTCGGCCCGCAGGCCTTCCGCCGGGCGCCGCTCGCGCCGGAGCGCGCGGCCGTCCTGCCGCAGCAGACCGTCGACGACGGCCCCCGCTTCGCCTGGCGCGGCATGCTGCTCGACGTCGCCCGGCACTTCCTGCCCAAGGACGGAGTGCTGCGCTACCTCGATCTGCTCGCCGCCCACAAGCTCAACGTCCTGCACCTCCACCTCACCGACGACCAGGGCTGGCGGATCGAGATCAGGCGCTACCCGAAGCTGACCGAGGTCGGCGCCTGGCGGGAGCGCACCAAACTCGGCCACCGGGCCTCCCCGTTGTGGGACGAGCGCCCGCACGGCGGCTACTACACCCAGGACGACATCCGCGAGATCGTCGCCTATGCCGCCCAGCGGCATATCACCGTCGTGCCCGAGATCGACATCCCCGGACACTCGCAGGCCGCCATCGCCGCGTACCCCGAACTCGGCAACACCGACGTCATCGACACCACCTCCCTGAAGGTCTGGGACACCTGGGGCGTCAACCCCAACGTACTGGCGCCCGCTGACAACACCCTGCGGTTCTACGAGCACGTCCTGGAGGAGGTCCTCGGCCTCTTCCCCTCGACGTTCGTGCACATCGGCGGCGACGAGTGCCCCAAGGACCAGTGGCGGGCCTCCGCCACCGCCCAGGCGCGGATCGCCGAACTGTCGCCGGCCGGCGAGGACGAACTGCAGAGCTGGTTCATCCGGCACTTCGACCGCTGGCTCGCCGACCGCGGCCGCCGGCTGATCGGCTGGGACGAAATCCTGGAGGGCGGACTGGCCGAGGGAGCCGCCGTCTCCTCCTGGCGCGGCTACGCGGGCGGTATCGCAGCCGCGAAATCCGGCCATGACGTCGTCATGTGCCCCGAACAGCAGGTGTATTTGGACCACCGTCAAGACCCCTCCCCGGACGAGCCGGTGCCGATCGGCTTCGTACGGACCCTGGAGGACGTCTACCGCTTCGAGCCGGTACCACCGGAGCTCACGGCCGATCAGGCCGCGCATGTCCTGGGCACCCAGGCCAACGTCTGGACCGAGGCCATGGACAGTCAGCAGCGCCTCGACTACCAGGTCTTTCCGCGGCTGGCGGCCTTCGCCGAGGTCGCCTGGTCACGGCTGCCCGCCCCGGCCGACCGCGACTACCAGGACTTCACCCGGCGCATGGCTGCCCACTACACCCGCCTCGACGCCCTCGGCGTCGATTACCGCCCGCCCGGCGGCCCCCTCCCTTGGCAGAAACGCCCCGGGGTGCTCGGACGCCCGATCGACGGGGCGCCCCCAAACGTGTGAGCCCTGGTGCAAGGAGGGCGCTCGTACGGCCGGTCCCTGGGACGGTGGTGCGGTACGGCGGTTCCTCCCCCGTACCGCCGTACCGACCGCCGGCGCAACGACGGTCTGCGCCCCGCTGGACGCCCTCCGCCGACGCACCGCACCGCAGTTCCGCACCGCGGCGGCGGACGAAACCGGACCAGCAGCCTGTTCGGGGACGGATCGTTCCTTCGTGGACCCTCGCGCCGAGGGTCCGGGAAGATGTGCCAGAGTTGCCACGTCCGGGCTGCGAGCACGTACCGTACGGCGGAGCGGAACTGCCGGGACACCGGGGAAGGGGCAGCTGGCTTGACCACGCACGCACCGCACGCGTCGCACACGGTGACGTTGCCGGCCTCGCTCGACGAGGCGGTGGCGGCGCTGACGGCCATGCCTGCCGCCGTGCCCGTCGCGGGCGGCACCGATCTCATGGCGGCGGTCAACGCCGGACTCCTCAGACCCGCGGCCCTGGTGGGCCTCGGCCGCATCAGCGAGATCCGCGGCTGGCAGTACCTGGACGGCCATGCGCTGCTCGGTGCCGGCCTCACCCTCGCCCGTATGGGACGCCCCGACTTCGCCGCCCTGATCCCCGGGCTGGCCGCCGCCGCCCGCGCGGCCGGTCCGCCGCAGGTCCGCAACGCCGGCACCCTCGGCGGCAACATCGTGACCTCCGCCCCCACGGGCGACACCCTCCCGGTGCTCGCCGCCCTGGAAGCCACGGTGATCATCGCCGGCCCCGGGGGCAGCCGCCGCGAGATCCCGGTCAGCCACCTCCTGGCCGGCCGGGAGATGCTGAGCCCCGGCGAACTCGTCGGCTTCGTACGGGTGCCGCTGCTGCACGCCCCGCAGACGTTCCTGAAGGCGACCGGCCGCACCGGCCCCGGCCGTGCCACCGCCTCGGTGGCACTCGTCCTGGACCCGGCCAGGCGCGGTGTGCGCTGCGCGGTGGGCGCGGTCGCCGCCATGCCGCTGCGCCCCCTGGAGGCCGAGGAGTGGGTGGCCTCGCTCATCGACTGGGACGGCGAACGCGGCCTGGTGCCCGAGGCGCTGACGGCCTTCGGTGACTATGTCGCGGCCGCCTGCATCCCGGACCCGGCACCGCCCGAGGACGGTTCGGAACCGGCCACCCTGCCGCCGGCCGCACTGCACCTGCGCCGTACGGTGGCAGCGTTGGCCCGCCGCGCACTTGGGAGGGCGCTCTCATGAGCGACGCAGACAACCGCCATCCGTACCAGCCGCACCCCGACCAGGGCTGGCAGCCGCTGCCCCAGGGCGGAGAGTACGAGTCGGAGGCGACGGCCTTCGTGCAGCTCCCGGAGGGCTTCACCACCGGGGTCTACGGCGGTGGATCCCCCCGGTACAACACCCCGGGCCCCGAGCCTCTCGCCGCACCCGGCCACGGCTACACCCCGCCGGCCTCCTTCAGTTCGCACACCGCCCCGCAGGTCGCGGACGCGGGCACCGACCCGTCGTCCACCGGCCAGTGGACGATGCCCTTCGCGGACCCCTCGGCCGGTTACGCGGACCCGACCGCCGGATACCCGGCCCATACGGAGCACGCTCCCCACCACGACCCCTCCGCGGGCTACCAGGGCGGCGCGCCCGAGGCGGCCCAGCCGTGGGGCGGCGACACCGTGGAGTGGCCCGTGGCGGGCAGCCCCGAGGCGGGTGGCACCGGAGCCTGGTCGGTCCCCGCGGCGGCGGACGACGGCCTGGAGGAATCCGGCGAGTACCTGGTCGGCGACGACGGCCTGACGGGTCATACGGGACTTACGGGCGGCCACCCGGGCCTCCCCGGCCATTCGGGTCATCCGGGGCATCCAGGACATGGTGTCGCCGCGGGCTACCACGGCGGCGGATACCCGGGCTCCGGCGCGTACGGCGACGCCGGGAGCGCGGCGGACACCGGCGAGGCCGCCGGGACCGGGCACTGGAACTTCACCGCCGGGCTGAGCGCCACGAGCGCGCCGGAGACGCACCACGCGGAGCCGCAGGAGACCGGGCACGGCGGAGCGGTCCACGACCCCTTCGGCGGCCCCGCGGGCGACCCGTACGCGCACGAGCGCGGTCTCCCGGGCCACGGCACCCAGCCGGGCGGCGAACGGCCCGGAGACGGCGGTCCGTCGGCCGGCGACCCGTACGCCACGGGCGCGGGCAGCCGGAACGCCGCGGCGGGCGACGCGACCGGGCACTGGTCGCTGCCGGCCGATGCGCTCGCCCAGTGGCCGCCGGTCGCGGAGCCGGCGCAGCCGTCGCACGACGGGTCGCCGCACCAGCAGGAGGCGCCGCACCAGCAGGAGGCGCCGCTCCAGCGGGAGGCGCAGCACCAGCGGGAGGCGGCGCACCAGCAGGAGGCGGCGGACCGTCCCGACCGGGCGGCGGATGCGCCCGGCGCGAGCGGCTGGTCGATCCCGGTGGCCGAGGGCGAACAGCAGGAGCACTCCGGCGAGTTCGCGCTCGCCGACGCAGCCGGGCACCTGACGCCCGCCCCGCCCACCGCGCCGGAGGCCGACGGAGCGACGGACGCTCCTATGGAGACCGCGGAGAGCACGGAGACGGCGGAGACCGCGGGGACCGCGGAGCTCGGTGCGCACACGGAGTCCCGCGAGTCCGGCGAGCCCGTGGGCCTCACCGGCCCTGCCGACCCCGTGGCCACCACGGACGAGGGCGCCGCGCCGCGCGACACCGCCGACGCCGCCGGTTCCCCCGGCGACGCCGAGCACACCGGTGCCGGGGACCCGGCCGCTGCCGAGGAACGCACGGGGGCCGGGGAACGCACCGGGACCGGGGAGCCCACGGGCGCCGACGCGGGCGCCGGGGAGTCGACCGGCCTCGTCGACGGGCTCGCCGCCGCACACCCCTCCGACCTGGCGGCCGATCCCGGCTTCGACGACCACGACGAACACCCCGCCGCCTCCTACGTCCTGCGGGTGAACGGCATCGACCGGCCGGTCACCGACGCCTGGATCGGCGAGTCACTGCTCTACGTGCTGCGCGAGCGCCTCGGTCTGGCCGGCGCCAAGGACGGCTGCTCGCAGGGAGAGTGCGGGGCCTGTTCCGTCCAGGTGGACGGCCGGCTGGTGG
This genomic stretch from Streptomyces nigrescens harbors:
- a CDS encoding DUF3039 domain-containing protein, whose translation is MSTLEPERGAGTGTLVEPTPQVSHGDGDHERFAHYVQKDKIMASALDGTPVVALCGKVWVPGRDPKKYPVCPMCKEIFESMGAGGDKDKGGKDGGKK
- a CDS encoding beta-N-acetylhexosaminidase, whose translation is MPETDPTPTAPGGGLVPAPLSIDGPYRSAVRLGEDTVLAAEPGTEDTARWLRATLGAAFGLPLPPGSGKATDALALALDPSLPPEGYRLAADARWGVRITGGGPAGVFWGAQTLRQLLGPQAFRRAPLAPERAAVLPQQTVDDGPRFAWRGMLLDVARHFLPKDGVLRYLDLLAAHKLNVLHLHLTDDQGWRIEIRRYPKLTEVGAWRERTKLGHRASPLWDERPHGGYYTQDDIREIVAYAAQRHITVVPEIDIPGHSQAAIAAYPELGNTDVIDTTSLKVWDTWGVNPNVLAPADNTLRFYEHVLEEVLGLFPSTFVHIGGDECPKDQWRASATAQARIAELSPAGEDELQSWFIRHFDRWLADRGRRLIGWDEILEGGLAEGAAVSSWRGYAGGIAAAKSGHDVVMCPEQQVYLDHRQDPSPDEPVPIGFVRTLEDVYRFEPVPPELTADQAAHVLGTQANVWTEAMDSQQRLDYQVFPRLAAFAEVAWSRLPAPADRDYQDFTRRMAAHYTRLDALGVDYRPPGGPLPWQKRPGVLGRPIDGAPPNV
- a CDS encoding FAD binding domain-containing protein, which gives rise to MTTHAPHASHTVTLPASLDEAVAALTAMPAAVPVAGGTDLMAAVNAGLLRPAALVGLGRISEIRGWQYLDGHALLGAGLTLARMGRPDFAALIPGLAAAARAAGPPQVRNAGTLGGNIVTSAPTGDTLPVLAALEATVIIAGPGGSRREIPVSHLLAGREMLSPGELVGFVRVPLLHAPQTFLKATGRTGPGRATASVALVLDPARRGVRCAVGAVAAMPLRPLEAEEWVASLIDWDGERGLVPEALTAFGDYVAAACIPDPAPPEDGSEPATLPPAALHLRRTVAALARRALGRALS
- a CDS encoding 2Fe-2S iron-sulfur cluster-binding protein gives rise to the protein MSDADNRHPYQPHPDQGWQPLPQGGEYESEATAFVQLPEGFTTGVYGGGSPRYNTPGPEPLAAPGHGYTPPASFSSHTAPQVADAGTDPSSTGQWTMPFADPSAGYADPTAGYPAHTEHAPHHDPSAGYQGGAPEAAQPWGGDTVEWPVAGSPEAGGTGAWSVPAAADDGLEESGEYLVGDDGLTGHTGLTGGHPGLPGHSGHPGHPGHGVAAGYHGGGYPGSGAYGDAGSAADTGEAAGTGHWNFTAGLSATSAPETHHAEPQETGHGGAVHDPFGGPAGDPYAHERGLPGHGTQPGGERPGDGGPSAGDPYATGAGSRNAAAGDATGHWSLPADALAQWPPVAEPAQPSHDGSPHQQEAPHQQEAPLQREAQHQREAAHQQEAADRPDRAADAPGASGWSIPVAEGEQQEHSGEFALADAAGHLTPAPPTAPEADGATDAPMETAESTETAETAGTAELGAHTESRESGEPVGLTGPADPVATTDEGAAPRDTADAAGSPGDAEHTGAGDPAAAEERTGAGERTGTGEPTGADAGAGESTGLVDGLAAAHPSDLAADPGFDDHDEHPAASYVLRVNGIDRPVTDAWIGESLLYVLRERLGLAGAKDGCSQGECGACSVQVDGRLVASCLVPAATTAGSEVRTVEGLAENGVPSDVQCALAASGAVQCGFCVPGMAMTVHDLLEGNHAPSELETRKALCGNLCRCSGYRGVLDAVDEVVKARAEAAGAAYAPADEPDGAAPADTARIPHQAGPADETGHAPHDQDPHPGGSA